In Rhodothermales bacterium, the genomic stretch TCCAACCCCAGAAAACGGGTGAGCTCGGCTTTAAACCCGAACTCGTACTGCGTGGTGAACTCCGGCTTGAGATCCGGATTACCGAGCACGCCGTAGTCGACCGCGCCGGCCTGTAAATCTTCCAGGATGGCATAGTCGGCGTTCGAAAACATCTGCCCGAGACCCGGCATCTGGTAAAAGTGGCCGTAGGAGAAAAAGACAGAGGCCGTCTGCAGGATCGGGAAGGAGATGCCCAGGCGGGGGGCGAAGACGAGTTTGGCCGTGGTCGACTTCGGACGCGACGCCGGCGCGCCGTCGATGCTGTTGGCGGGATTCTGGAGGTCGCTCGGGACCGAGGCGTTGGCGTTGAAATACTCGGCGCGCACCCCGAGCCGCACCCTAAGGTCCCGCCATTCCACCCGGTCCTGCACAAACGCCGCGAGGGTGAGGGGGTCGTAGGTATTCACGATGGCGCCGAGGGTGTCCTGAAAGACGCCGAGGGTCTGCACCCCGTCCACGACCACCTGGGACACCTGCCGGGGCGTGCCGAAGCGGAGGTCGGACGTCTGCGCCTCGAAGCCGGCCTTGAGGAGGTGGGTCTTCGTCACCTGGCTCGTCAGGGCGCCTTTGAGCACGTACGAGTTCGTGTACTGTACGAAGCGCCCAAGGTCGACGCCCTGGACAACGGCGCCTTCCTCGTAGTTGGCGTCGCCGCGGGGTTCGCCGGCCGTGAGGTAGGGCGAATCCTCCGGAATGAGAAAACTGACGCCGGCATTCGCCGGGATCGTCCCGATCTCATCGTACTTGACGTCCTTGAAATCGAAATAATTCTGGCGAGCGCTGAGCTCATAAAAGCTCGTCTGTGACAGCGTATGGGTGATATCCAACCCGTGGACAATCGAAAACTGGCGGGCCGTCTTTTGCCCTTCCGGGTTGAACCGGAACGCGTGGTTGTAGCCCTGCCGTTCAAACGCGTTGCCAACCGCCTGATAACTGATCTGGATGTTCTTGATGGATCGGTTGGTGAGCTTGCCGAGCCATGACCACTGGCGGGAGAAGTTCATCGGCACGATCGCGCCGTCGCCGGTCGGATTAAAGAGCCGCTGCTCGAGGTCGCTCCGGTCGGTCGGCAAAAACCGCCGCTCGCCCATCAGGTGGCCTTCGTTGACGAACCGCTGGCCGTTGAGCAGAAAAGTCGTATGACGCGCGAGGGGAACCGGTCCGCTGAGGCTGGCCTGGTAATTCTGGAGGATAAGCGGATCGACGCGGTCGATGAAGGGAAAGAGCGCGACCTTCTGGGTGCCCTCGAAAGGATTGGTGACAAACGTCGAGTCGTTGCCGGGGCTGAGGAAGTCGCCCATGTACATCTCGGCGCTGAACTCGTACCGGTCCGCGTCGCCATTGCGAAGGACGGCGTTGACCACACCGCTCATCGCCTGGCCGTATTCGGCGTCGAAGGTGCCGCTGATGACCTGGACTTCCTGGAGGACCGACCGGTCCAGGGTGAGCGACGAGGCGTTGTCGAACGGGTTGTTGACGGAGACGCCATCCACCTGGTACTGCACCTCCCCGAGGCGCCCGCCGCGGAAGTGGCCATCGACGACGCCGGCCTGGAGGTTGACGATTTCGCTCAGCTGCTGGACGGGTAGAATGTCGATATCGTCTCTCGTCAGCGTCTGCATCGAACTCGTGAGCGAGACATCGATGATCGGTCGCTCGGCGGTTACGATCACCTCCTGGCCTTCGAAGACCTCTTCAGCCAACCCGATGTCCAGCGTCGTGGTGTTGTTGGACGTGATCAGCACGCCTTCGACCACCTTCGTCTGGAACCCGACGCTGCTGAAACGGACGCTGTACGTACCCGGCGATAGACGGATCACGGCATAGTCGCCGTTTATGTCGGCCGCAGCGCCCTGGGAGGTGCCTACCACCAATACGGTCGCGCCAATGAGCGGCTCGCCGTTGAAATCGACCACGCGCCCGGCCAGCTTTCCGGTCTGCGCGGATGCGGCGCCGGCAAAGAGGAGAAGGGAGAAGAGGAGGGCGAGGTGCTTCACGAAAACCAGGGAATTGTCGATAGTCAATGGATGATGGTCAATGGATGATGGTCAATGGTCGATGGTCAATGAGAGCGTCTGTCCTCATCGACCATCAACCATCGATCATCAACTATCGACCATCAACTATCGATCATTACTTCAGGAGCAGCATCTTACCAACACCGCTGATCTGATCGACACCCAGAGCGGCGTCGACGACCTGGATCCGGTAGATGTAGAGACCGGAAGCGAGGCCGGCGGCGTCGAACGTGAACGTCTGCGAACCGGGCGCCTGGAGGCCCGGGGCGAGGGTGCGGACTTCACGGCCGAGCACGTCGTAGACGCTGATTGTCACATCGCCGGCCGTCGGCAGGGCGTAGGACAGCGTGGTGGTCGGGTTGAACGGGTTCGGGAAGTTGCCGCGGAGGGCGATGGATTGGGGCAGTTCGCCTGCTTCACGCTCCGTATCCACACGGAACGTGGGGTCCATCAAGCCCGTGGCCGCAGGGCCAAAGCCGCGCTCGGTAAGCCACCAGATGCGGGTGCTGTAGCTGTCGGTCATGCTTTCGAGATAGTCGCCATCGAAGAAGACCGCACCCATGTATAGCAGGCCGTCGCCAAGACCATCCTCGTAGTTAAGCGCCTTGGTCAGGTCAATGGCGATTTCCATCTGATAACCGGTGTCGATATCCGTCGGATCGGCGACGGTCGAGGCATCCTTCAAGTAGACGGCCGCCTGGAAGGCGGTGCTGTCCGCCGCGCGCAAGATGGCCGCGTCTTCAGCATACGCAATATTGCCTGTGGAATCGATGGTTATTTCAAACTGCAGGAAGGGCAGCGGCGAACCATCCGTGCCGGCACGGTCCCGCAGGATGATGCGCGTTCCATCGCCTCCGTCGTCTCCACGGCTGATGCCACTTATCGCCTGATCTTCGGCATCCAGACCGATGAAGAGCATGTTGCCCTGGAAGAAGGTCTTGAAATGGCCGATCGAGGGGTCGATGACGATCGCCTGCCGTTCGTCGCCGTTGATATCGGGCCGGAACCAGTGTGTATAATACGCGCCGGCGCCCGGGAGCGCGTCGAGCATGGATGATGACGCCTGGTACTGCAGCGTGATCAGGGTATCAAGTTGTCCCCAGACGTCTTCGCTCAACTGGCCGTCAAGCGTGATCTCAGCGCTTTCGTCGTTCAGCACACGGAAGTCCGGCTCAGTCAACGAAGGCGCATCGCCTGAATTGACGGTCACGTCCGGGCTTCCCATGATGTAGGCGACACCATTGGGGAAGTCGTTGCCCCACTGATTCTGCCACCAGGTGCGCGTTAACATCGAAAGATTGGCGTCTTCCGGCCAGCTGTAGTCGTCGTCGTTCAGCGCAATACTCAGCGGCACCCTATCACCCGTCGCCGCGCTGAAGTCGTAGCCCAGCGAGTCCAATGCGATGCGCATTTCCATGGTATATCCGACGTCGTCACCATGAGTGTCGTCGTTCGAAATCCCGTCCACGACCGTGCGGGCATCCCACTTGGCAACGTTTTCGGGTGAACGTTCCACATTCCCCTCGCCAAAGCCGACGCCGAAATCGCCGAACAGCCGCGCTTCGTTACCGGGCAGCGGCAGGCCAGAACCCACGAGCGAGCCGTCGTCATAGGTCGTGGCCGCATCCGATGTGTCAGCCGGATTCCAAAATGTATAGAAGAATTCAGCGTTGTTGGCCGCGTTGAAGTAATTCGGATCCGTATAGGGCTCGGTAGGCCGTGTCATCCGATTGACCATGGAGATGATAAGGCCATCGAAATTAAACAGACCCAGGCCTCCACCGACCGACTTATCCGCCACACGGGCGCTGATCCACAGGTCATTCCCATCGCGCAGCACGTAGATCATGCCGTCGCTCGGGTCAGAGGGATCGGCCAGCGTGAACGTGCCGTCGATACGCCAGCCGCTGCCGGGTCCGCCGGCGCTTTCCCCATACAGCAA encodes the following:
- a CDS encoding T9SS type A sorting domain-containing protein, whose product is MLYGESAGGPGSGWRIDGTFTLADPSDPSDGMIYVLRDGNDLWISARVADKSVGGGLGLFNFDGLIISMVNRMTRPTEPYTDPNYFNAANNAEFFYTFWNPADTSDAATTYDDGSLVGSGLPLPGNEARLFGDFGVGFGEGNVERSPENVAKWDARTVVDGISNDDTHGDDVGYTMEMRIALDSLGYDFSAATGDRVPLSIALNDDDYSWPEDANLSMLTRTWWQNQWGNDFPNGVAYIMGSPDVTVNSGDAPSLTEPDFRVLNDESAEITLDGQLSEDVWGQLDTLITLQYQASSSMLDALPGAGAYYTHWFRPDINGDERQAIVIDPSIGHFKTFFQGNMLFIGLDAEDQAISGISRGDDGGDGTRIILRDRAGTDGSPLPFLQFEITIDSTGNIAYAEDAAILRAADSTAFQAAVYLKDASTVADPTDIDTGYQMEIAIDLTKALNYEDGLGDGLLYMGAVFFDGDYLESMTDSYSTRIWWLTERGFGPAATGLMDPTFRVDTEREAGELPQSIALRGNFPNPFNPTTTLSYALPTAGDVTISVYDVLGREVRTLAPGLQAPGSQTFTFDAAGLASGLYIYRIQVVDAALGVDQISGVGKMLLLK
- a CDS encoding TonB-dependent receptor, with translation MKHLALLFSLLLFAGAASAQTGKLAGRVVDFNGEPLIGATVLVVGTSQGAAADINGDYAVIRLSPGTYSVRFSSVGFQTKVVEGVLITSNNTTTLDIGLAEEVFEGQEVIVTAERPIIDVSLTSSMQTLTRDDIDILPVQQLSEIVNLQAGVVDGHFRGGRLGEVQYQVDGVSVNNPFDNASSLTLDRSVLQEVQVISGTFDAEYGQAMSGVVNAVLRNGDADRYEFSAEMYMGDFLSPGNDSTFVTNPFEGTQKVALFPFIDRVDPLILQNYQASLSGPVPLARHTTFLLNGQRFVNEGHLMGERRFLPTDRSDLEQRLFNPTGDGAIVPMNFSRQWSWLGKLTNRSIKNIQISYQAVGNAFERQGYNHAFRFNPEGQKTARQFSIVHGLDITHTLSQTSFYELSARQNYFDFKDVKYDEIGTIPANAGVSFLIPEDSPYLTAGEPRGDANYEEGAVVQGVDLGRFVQYTNSYVLKGALTSQVTKTHLLKAGFEAQTSDLRFGTPRQVSQVVVDGVQTLGVFQDTLGAIVNTYDPLTLAAFVQDRVEWRDLRVRLGVRAEYFNANASVPSDLQNPANSIDGAPASRPKSTTAKLVFAPRLGISFPILQTASVFFSYGHFYQMPGLGQMFSNADYAILEDLQAGAVDYGVLGNPDLKPEFTTQYEFGFKAELTRFLGLDVSLFYKDIRDLLGVEFVQTYTAAEYARLTNIDFGGVRGFTISLDQRRMGPISTSLDYTLQRALGNASDPRETANRAAAGEDPRPRQIPFNWDQRHTLNGTLVWFVPDQFSFTSVIKLSSGQPYTPSLSSGFGAELEGNSGRKPTHVIVDLRAEKFFSLGPANLTFFARVFNVFDEHFSNGFVYADTGSPYYTLIPSQQRNPNPGRLNAPRRIEIGISLRGGARR